One window of Aerococcus tenax genomic DNA carries:
- a CDS encoding TVP38/TMEM64 family protein codes for MSTPKDFHPKPVSPKPSCPKDKPVQRSGAGKQEKALKSDSNKGQHLARETRSLKRARLANRIFNLVGILGIILTIWLIYVAYQKGLFSSQENLEAFLRGFGGWAPWLFILIQIVQTVIPVIPGGLTCPAGAAIFGVWYGFLLNFIGIMIGSVIDFWLARRYGRHLVMALIGPKSYNKYIHYLNTKTFDRIFIFGMFFPVSPADALCLLAGLSNMSFKRFFLFLSLGKPFTLFIYTYGLLYLSSWIGQLLGL; via the coding sequence ATGTCCACACCCAAGGATTTTCACCCGAAGCCAGTCTCCCCCAAACCCTCCTGTCCTAAAGACAAGCCGGTCCAGCGAAGTGGAGCTGGAAAGCAAGAGAAGGCCTTGAAATCTGATTCCAATAAAGGCCAACACTTGGCCCGAGAAACGCGGTCGCTTAAGCGGGCCCGTTTAGCCAACCGGATCTTCAATCTGGTCGGGATTTTAGGGATAATCTTAACCATCTGGCTGATCTACGTCGCCTATCAAAAAGGGCTCTTTTCCTCTCAAGAAAACTTAGAGGCTTTTTTGCGTGGCTTTGGTGGCTGGGCGCCCTGGCTTTTCATCCTGATTCAAATTGTCCAAACCGTTATCCCCGTCATTCCCGGAGGCTTGACCTGTCCGGCTGGGGCCGCCATTTTTGGGGTCTGGTACGGTTTCCTCTTAAACTTTATCGGGATTATGATCGGCAGTGTGATTGACTTCTGGCTGGCCCGTCGCTACGGTCGCCACCTGGTCATGGCCTTAATCGGGCCCAAGTCCTATAACAAGTACATCCACTATCTCAACACCAAGACCTTTGACCGGATCTTTATCTTTGGCATGTTCTTTCCGGTCTCCCCAGCCGATGCCCTCTGCCTCTTAGCTGGCCTCTCCAACATGTCCTTTAAACGGTTCTTCCTCTTCTTATCTCTAGGAAAACCCTTTACCTTATTTATCTATACTTACGGCCTCCTCTACTTGTCCAGCTGGATCGGCCAGCTACTGGGTCTCTAA
- a CDS encoding serine hydrolase, with translation MKTVTKKIASSVAGAILALVFFASPVLASGETVADFSDQLTQSQQYGFKHAIAIDQESGQILYQKAADDLHGIASLTKLLSLYVIYDQLAQGKLSLDEAVPVSPALAKQSQAEGLSNVPLVAGPANYSVDQLIDAVIIASANSATVALAEKVAGSEDHFIELMAQKLDQLGIKDYNLVSASGLRGELRADARPGQYSETEENQISAKSLALVVQRLLKDYPDIQSRSQVEEKVFQVAPDWQVTMTNSNQLLPGMTYGRRDITGLKTGTELGAGYCLVATSFINQRPVILVTLGAGSNEDRFLETSRLLSDLQSTLDWIVLIPQGALYNNGEEVEIYGGNKATTQLQYGNTVACFVPQNYSISESPEADFTEPASYSMNGNLEVNAPLEEGEAVNTEILHIPFVDSVDGQLALATDLMPTENVKRVSPFVQITRKVHESMQSISDWLNAKIAEYSN, from the coding sequence ATGAAGACAGTGACTAAGAAGATCGCCAGCAGTGTGGCTGGGGCAATCCTGGCTTTGGTCTTTTTTGCTAGTCCAGTCTTAGCCAGTGGCGAGACGGTGGCAGATTTCTCTGACCAACTCACCCAGAGCCAGCAATACGGCTTCAAGCATGCCATCGCTATTGACCAAGAGTCGGGACAAATTCTCTACCAGAAGGCCGCCGATGACTTGCATGGGATTGCTTCCCTGACCAAGTTACTGAGCCTCTATGTGATCTATGACCAACTGGCCCAGGGCAAGCTTTCCCTCGATGAAGCCGTCCCCGTCTCACCTGCCTTGGCTAAGCAGTCCCAAGCAGAAGGCCTATCCAACGTGCCTTTAGTGGCGGGACCGGCCAACTACAGCGTCGACCAATTGATCGATGCGGTCATTATTGCTTCCGCCAACTCCGCCACGGTGGCCCTAGCAGAAAAGGTGGCTGGCAGTGAAGACCACTTTATCGAACTCATGGCCCAGAAGTTAGACCAACTCGGCATCAAAGATTATAACTTGGTCTCCGCTTCTGGCCTCCGCGGCGAACTCCGGGCTGACGCTCGCCCCGGCCAATACAGCGAGACGGAAGAAAACCAAATCTCAGCAAAAAGCCTGGCCCTCGTGGTCCAAAGATTGCTCAAGGATTACCCCGATATCCAAAGTCGCTCCCAAGTGGAAGAAAAAGTCTTCCAAGTGGCTCCTGACTGGCAGGTGACCATGACCAATAGTAACCAACTCCTGCCCGGGATGACTTACGGGCGACGGGATATTACCGGACTGAAGACGGGGACCGAACTGGGGGCGGGCTATTGTTTGGTAGCCACTAGTTTTATCAACCAACGGCCGGTTATCCTAGTGACTTTGGGAGCGGGAAGTAATGAAGACCGCTTCCTGGAAACTTCTCGTTTGCTCTCTGATCTCCAAAGTACTTTGGATTGGATTGTCTTGATTCCCCAAGGCGCCCTCTATAACAATGGTGAGGAAGTCGAGATCTATGGCGGCAATAAGGCCACAACCCAGCTCCAATACGGTAATACTGTGGCCTGCTTCGTTCCCCAAAATTACAGCATTAGTGAGAGTCCCGAAGCTGACTTTACCGAACCAGCCTCCTATTCCATGAACGGTAATTTGGAGGTCAATGCGCCTCTGGAAGAGGGGGAGGCCGTTAATACGGAAATTCTCCATATTCCCTTTGTGGACAGCGTGGACGGTCAATTAGCCTTGGCGACGGACTTGATGCCAACGGAAAATGTCAAACGGGTCAGCCCCTTCGTCCAAATCACCCGCAAGGTCCATGAAAGCATGCAGTCCATCAGTGACTGGTTGAATGCCAAAATTGCAGAGTATAGTAATTAG
- a CDS encoding DUF3021 domain-containing protein — MKNILNAISQSVSLAIIIWVIMGAIYTEDWSYVTMLGSVMFFGAVIGGTSAIYQYSSWPLLAKVSVHFTVSLLAFILMGYANHWFPLTGQVLVSVIVYFALIFFAIWTCYYFYNRHKINQINQQLKKKKD; from the coding sequence ATGAAAAATATTCTCAACGCTATCTCACAAAGTGTCTCCCTAGCCATCATTATCTGGGTGATTATGGGAGCGATTTACACTGAAGATTGGTCCTATGTCACCATGTTAGGCTCAGTCATGTTCTTCGGTGCGGTGATCGGAGGGACCTCAGCGATCTATCAATACAGCTCTTGGCCCCTCTTAGCCAAGGTTTCCGTCCACTTTACCGTTTCCCTCCTGGCCTTCATCTTGATGGGCTACGCCAACCACTGGTTTCCACTCACTGGACAAGTCCTAGTAAGTGTCATTGTCTACTTCGCCCTCATCTTCTTTGCCATTTGGACCTGCTACTACTTCTATAACCGCCACAAGATCAATCAAATTAACCAGCAACTGAAAAAGAAAAAAGATTAA
- a CDS encoding response regulator transcription factor: MKLLIVDDDKEIVELLTIYSSNEGYDVIQAYDGDEALKRISENPDIALIILDIMMPGKDGLTVVKELRSREVDVPILLLSAKSADMDKISGLTTGADDYVTKPFNPLEVMARVKSLLRRSGASDQGSGDTIEIGPLIIHKNSHEVKTIDGEDIQLTALEFGILYLLASHPNEVFSADEIFERVWQQESVVSAKTVMVHVSHLRDKIETATGGDKVISTVWGVGYKISE, encoded by the coding sequence GTGAAATTATTGATCGTTGATGACGACAAGGAAATTGTTGAATTACTAACTATTTATTCCAGCAATGAAGGTTATGATGTGATCCAAGCTTATGACGGAGATGAAGCTTTAAAACGGATTAGTGAAAACCCCGATATTGCTTTAATTATTTTAGACATTATGATGCCTGGTAAGGATGGCTTGACTGTGGTCAAGGAATTAAGGAGCCGGGAAGTCGACGTGCCGATTCTCCTATTGAGCGCCAAATCCGCTGATATGGATAAGATTTCCGGCTTAACTACGGGAGCTGACGACTATGTGACCAAGCCCTTTAACCCCTTAGAAGTGATGGCTCGGGTCAAGTCCCTCTTACGCCGGTCGGGAGCTAGTGACCAAGGCAGTGGCGATACCATTGAGATTGGTCCCTTGATCATCCATAAGAACTCCCACGAAGTCAAAACTATTGACGGGGAAGATATCCAGTTAACAGCTCTTGAGTTTGGCATTCTCTATCTCTTGGCTTCCCACCCTAATGAAGTCTTTTCAGCCGATGAAATCTTTGAACGGGTCTGGCAACAAGAATCCGTGGTCTCCGCCAAGACGGTCATGGTCCACGTCAGCCACCTCCGCGACAAAATCGAAACCGCAACCGGCGGCGACAAAGTCATCTCCACTGTCTGGGGAGTAGGCTATAAGATCAGTGAATAG
- a CDS encoding sensor histidine kinase: MPAKRRLRIFTELLFETIAVTALLVIGYFGMVFVFITLTDYFMPLVAQENPYWLLFFPRFQRYFLLGFTAFYLMAGLMILIWRVYRRNRTIQLGFILDELHYISKGNYNHKISTKHMNSMEPVVSSINRLVDSTVKAMEEERRIEESKDELIANMSHDIRTPLTSVIGYLGLIENKQIDDPEKIQEYVHIAYDKALQMQKMVEDLFEYTKIQNINTKINTQKTNVVRLLEQLSAEFELQADEVGRRIEVDSSGQEDIWVEIDPETIVRLFSNLITNAIKYGGEGDYILLRVIPQKQSTRFEVIDDGNEISQEALENLFQRFYRVDPSRTTKGSGLGLAIAQTIVNLHHGKIWAESDHGQTRFIFVLPNQQPLDKKEADKHEDSD, translated from the coding sequence ATGCCCGCTAAAAGACGCTTACGTATTTTTACGGAATTACTGTTTGAAACCATCGCCGTAACTGCCTTACTGGTGATCGGTTATTTTGGGATGGTCTTTGTTTTTATTACCCTGACCGACTATTTCATGCCCCTTGTGGCCCAGGAAAATCCTTATTGGTTGCTTTTCTTTCCTCGCTTCCAACGCTATTTTCTCCTTGGTTTTACCGCCTTTTACTTGATGGCGGGCTTGATGATATTAATCTGGCGGGTCTATCGACGCAACCGCACCATTCAATTAGGCTTTATCCTCGATGAGCTCCACTACATCTCCAAGGGCAATTACAACCATAAAATTTCTACCAAGCATATGAACAGCATGGAACCCGTGGTCTCGTCCATTAACCGACTGGTCGATTCGACGGTGAAGGCTATGGAGGAGGAACGCCGGATTGAGGAATCCAAAGACGAACTGATCGCCAATATGAGTCACGACATCCGCACCCCTCTGACCTCGGTGATTGGTTACTTGGGACTAATTGAAAATAAGCAAATCGATGACCCCGAGAAGATCCAAGAATATGTTCATATTGCCTACGACAAGGCCCTGCAGATGCAGAAAATGGTGGAGGATCTCTTTGAGTATACCAAGATTCAAAATATCAATACTAAGATCAATACCCAAAAGACCAATGTAGTCCGCCTCTTAGAACAATTAAGTGCCGAATTTGAACTCCAGGCCGATGAGGTCGGCCGGCGGATTGAGGTGGATAGCTCGGGTCAAGAGGACATTTGGGTGGAAATTGACCCCGAAACTATTGTCCGTCTTTTCTCCAACCTGATTACTAACGCTATTAAATATGGTGGGGAGGGTGACTATATTCTCCTTAGAGTGATTCCGCAAAAGCAAAGCACCCGCTTTGAAGTGATCGACGACGGGAACGAAATTTCCCAGGAAGCTTTGGAGAACTTATTCCAACGTTTTTACCGGGTCGACCCCTCTCGGACGACCAAGGGGAGCGGGCTCGGACTTGCCATTGCCCAAACCATTGTCAACTTGCACCACGGCAAGATTTGGGCTGAATCCGACCATGGCCAAACCCGCTTTATTTTCGTCCTACCCAACCAACAACCCCTTGATAAGAAGGAGGCTGATAAGCATGAAGACAGTGACTAA
- the guaD gene encoding guanine deaminase translates to MTQYFQGDLFHTPVYGQLDYVSQALITVDDNGKIDQVYRQEDPAYSEMVKQAQESTDFVRLEAGQYFLPGLVDLHIHAPQWPQAGIALDEPLNVWLDECTFPLEAKYADLDFARAVYTDLVQQLLARGTTTGLYFASAHLESSYELAKICAQAGQRGLVGKVVMDDPEANPDFYRDASTDQALKDTETFIQKVRQLGKDYKQGVYPVVTPRFVPSCTDDALAGLGELAQKYQAHVQSHCSEGQWEHDFVMERFQGKRDTEVLRDFGLLGPKSVMAHCNFLNEADGKIFQETGTGIGHCPYSNAYFANAVLPVKRLKAQGVNIGLGTDISGGFSPSLYENIRQAVVSSRILEDGVDTQVGPDERGVSDSRISLVEAFYLATKGGGESLDLPLGSIESGQACDLQLVDTKVANNILPDFGVFNDPREIFERIIYLVTPENIRKVWVQGDLVVDKEIFSK, encoded by the coding sequence ATGACCCAGTATTTCCAAGGTGACCTCTTCCATACCCCTGTTTACGGCCAGTTAGACTATGTCTCCCAAGCCCTGATCACGGTGGATGATAACGGTAAAATCGACCAAGTCTACCGCCAAGAGGACCCCGCTTACAGTGAAATGGTCAAGCAAGCCCAAGAATCTACTGACTTTGTTCGTTTAGAGGCCGGTCAATACTTCCTGCCTGGTCTAGTGGACCTCCATATTCACGCTCCCCAATGGCCCCAAGCCGGGATTGCTTTGGATGAGCCCCTCAATGTCTGGTTGGATGAGTGCACCTTCCCCTTAGAGGCCAAGTACGCCGATCTGGACTTCGCCCGGGCGGTTTACACCGACCTCGTCCAACAGCTACTAGCCCGAGGCACCACAACTGGGCTCTATTTTGCCTCTGCCCACTTAGAATCCTCCTATGAATTGGCTAAAATCTGCGCCCAAGCGGGTCAACGTGGCTTAGTCGGTAAGGTGGTCATGGATGATCCCGAAGCCAACCCAGACTTTTACCGGGATGCCTCGACTGACCAAGCCCTCAAGGATACCGAAACCTTTATTCAAAAAGTCCGTCAACTCGGCAAAGATTACAAGCAAGGTGTCTATCCGGTCGTTACCCCGCGTTTTGTTCCTAGTTGTACTGATGATGCCTTAGCCGGATTGGGCGAATTAGCGCAAAAATACCAGGCTCATGTTCAATCCCACTGCAGCGAAGGTCAATGGGAGCACGACTTTGTCATGGAACGCTTCCAAGGTAAACGCGACACCGAGGTCTTACGCGATTTTGGCCTCTTAGGACCTAAGTCAGTTATGGCCCACTGTAACTTCCTGAATGAAGCTGACGGCAAGATCTTCCAAGAAACCGGGACGGGGATCGGCCACTGCCCTTATTCCAATGCCTACTTCGCCAATGCGGTCCTCCCGGTTAAACGCTTGAAGGCTCAAGGCGTCAATATCGGCTTAGGAACAGATATTTCTGGTGGCTTCTCCCCAAGCCTCTATGAAAATATCCGCCAAGCCGTGGTCTCTTCCCGGATCCTCGAAGATGGGGTCGATACCCAAGTGGGCCCTGACGAACGCGGAGTCAGTGACAGCCGGATTTCCTTGGTGGAAGCCTTCTACCTGGCTACTAAGGGCGGCGGCGAGTCTCTCGACCTCCCACTAGGCAGTATCGAAAGCGGCCAAGCCTGTGACCTCCAACTAGTCGACACCAAAGTCGCCAACAACATCCTCCCCGACTTTGGCGTCTTCAATGACCCTCGAGAAATCTTTGAGCGGATTATTTACCTAGTCACCCCAGAAAACATCCGCAAGGTCTGGGTCCAAGGCGACTTAGTGGTGGATAAGGAAATATTTAGTAAATAA
- a CDS encoding lipid II:glycine glycyltransferase FemX translates to MTQYHSVQLSDADHNHFVENHPNGDLLQLTDWAKAKEFTGWYSRNVAVADDAGQVEAVANIQFKKIKGTPLTFAYASRGFVVDYDNHDAVAAITQAAVKAAKEERAVYLKIDPDLEREGHQETLKLLETLGFRHTGFKDGMSEQYIQPRQTMYTPIDQSDEDLLNSYEPKTRNLVRKAMKSGLEVFEGTREELDVFHRLMEETGERDGFATRDISYFEALYDNLHPQGHLYYFMIKLMPDKMEAEARQELALIAKDREKVEARRDSKKKDNQLKELATRQAKQEKLIADADDLRKDHPNGLPLSAAILCFCGKKAYYLYAASSNHYRKLSPNYQLQYDLMRFARDKGATSYDFGGVSVDPDEDSPYRGLWVFKRMWGTKVSDKIGEFDYVLIPGLYQLMTYAIPRVRHFMKGFRNKGDNE, encoded by the coding sequence ATGACTCAATACCATAGCGTCCAATTAAGTGACGCGGACCACAACCACTTCGTTGAAAACCATCCCAATGGTGACTTATTGCAACTGACCGACTGGGCTAAAGCCAAGGAATTTACCGGTTGGTACTCCAGAAACGTTGCCGTGGCTGATGACGCCGGCCAGGTTGAGGCGGTCGCTAACATTCAATTCAAGAAAATCAAAGGCACGCCATTGACCTTTGCCTATGCTTCCCGGGGCTTTGTGGTCGACTATGACAACCACGATGCCGTTGCTGCCATCACCCAAGCCGCAGTCAAGGCCGCTAAAGAAGAACGCGCCGTCTACCTTAAGATCGACCCTGACTTAGAACGAGAAGGTCACCAAGAAACCTTGAAACTCTTAGAAACGCTGGGCTTTCGTCATACCGGTTTTAAGGATGGGATGAGCGAACAGTATATCCAACCCCGCCAAACCATGTACACCCCCATCGACCAATCGGACGAAGACCTGTTAAATTCCTATGAGCCTAAGACCAGAAACCTGGTTCGTAAGGCCATGAAGTCGGGTCTAGAAGTCTTTGAAGGGACCCGGGAAGAACTGGATGTCTTCCACCGCTTAATGGAAGAAACTGGGGAGCGGGACGGTTTTGCCACCCGGGATATTTCCTACTTTGAAGCCCTCTACGACAACCTCCATCCCCAAGGGCACTTATATTACTTTATGATTAAGTTAATGCCCGACAAGATGGAAGCAGAAGCCCGCCAGGAACTAGCCCTGATTGCAAAAGACCGGGAAAAGGTTGAAGCCCGCCGTGATAGTAAGAAGAAAGACAACCAATTGAAGGAACTGGCTACCCGGCAAGCTAAGCAAGAAAAATTAATTGCGGACGCGGACGACTTGCGCAAAGACCACCCCAACGGTCTCCCCCTATCAGCAGCCATTCTCTGCTTCTGCGGTAAGAAGGCCTACTATCTCTATGCGGCCTCTTCCAACCACTACCGCAAGCTCAGCCCCAACTACCAACTCCAATACGATCTCATGCGCTTCGCTCGTGATAAAGGCGCCACTAGCTATGACTTTGGTGGGGTCAGCGTGGATCCGGATGAAGATTCGCCTTACCGGGGACTCTGGGTCTTCAAGCGCATGTGGGGGACCAAGGTTTCCGATAAAATCGGTGAATTTGACTATGTTCTTATTCCTGGCCTCTACCAATTGATGACCTACGCCATCCCAAGAGTCCGCCACTTCATGAAAGGCTTCCGTAACAAGGGAGACAATGAATAA
- a CDS encoding LysM peptidoglycan-binding domain-containing protein translates to MKARNQKMNQYNKWISLASLSLLSAAALQVAGGPEVKAEANPGSASSGWVQEGHSFKTVDEAMTYGSQHADWSKYKQYRVNYVSPNHFVLKWELKTPQVSGQNTETTSPVKTSSEKPVETSKAVEKPAGSGSYTVQSGDSLWRISRKHGVSIQDLMTWNKLGANYMLHPGDKLVVQAPDKAEVPTTKPSTEKPSEAAKPAESTTPSASYTVQSGDSLWRISNKYGVSIQDLMTWNKLGANYMLHPGDKLVVKAPDKTEGPSEKPSTEKPATTVEDGWQKEDQSFKTVEEAMAFGRQHADWSKYKQYRVDYAGNGRYVLKWELRNPDASPEANEQKPAKPAENTTSRASYTVQSGDSLWRISNKYGVSIQDLMTWNKLGANYMLHPGDKLVVQAPGKAETPTEKPSTENPAETSKPAENTTSSASYTVQSGDSLWRISNKYGVSIQDLMTWNKLGANYMLHPGDKLVVKAPAKAGTPAEKPSKDESTKPALSSAAKDGWIQESQSFKTVDEAMTYGSQHADWSKYKQYRVDSDGSGRYVLKWKLRTPQTSPKKQSQAVKVNTKHGFVRESRRFSSIQEALNYGNGVFNWRKYKKFYVNYAGPNSYTLDWELR, encoded by the coding sequence ATGAAAGCAAGAAATCAAAAAATGAATCAATATAATAAATGGATTAGCCTGGCGTCACTGTCCTTATTGTCGGCGGCAGCTTTACAAGTGGCAGGTGGACCGGAAGTCAAGGCTGAAGCCAATCCAGGCAGTGCATCCAGTGGCTGGGTCCAAGAAGGGCACAGTTTCAAAACTGTTGACGAAGCCATGACTTATGGCAGTCAACATGCGGACTGGTCCAAATACAAACAATACCGGGTCAATTACGTGAGCCCTAATCACTTTGTCCTCAAATGGGAATTGAAGACCCCTCAAGTGAGTGGTCAAAACACTGAAACGACAAGCCCAGTCAAAACAAGCAGTGAGAAACCTGTAGAGACCAGCAAAGCGGTTGAAAAACCAGCTGGCAGCGGCTCTTATACTGTCCAATCCGGCGATTCCCTCTGGAGAATCAGTCGCAAGCATGGCGTAAGTATCCAAGACCTCATGACTTGGAACAAGTTAGGCGCTAACTACATGTTACATCCAGGTGACAAGTTAGTGGTTCAAGCGCCTGACAAGGCAGAAGTTCCAACAACGAAACCAAGTACCGAAAAACCAAGTGAAGCCGCAAAACCCGCTGAAAGCACAACTCCTAGCGCTTCCTACACGGTTCAATCCGGCGATTCGCTCTGGAGAATCAGTAACAAATATGGGGTAAGCATCCAAGACTTGATGACCTGGAATAAACTAGGTGCTAACTACATGCTCCACCCAGGAGATAAGTTAGTGGTCAAAGCGCCTGACAAAACGGAAGGGCCAAGTGAAAAACCAAGTACAGAAAAACCAGCAACAACAGTAGAAGATGGTTGGCAAAAAGAAGACCAAAGCTTTAAGACTGTTGAAGAAGCCATGGCCTTTGGTCGTCAACATGCTGACTGGTCTAAATATAAACAATATCGGGTCGACTATGCTGGAAATGGTCGCTATGTTCTCAAATGGGAATTAAGAAATCCAGATGCAAGTCCTGAAGCTAATGAACAAAAGCCAGCAAAACCCGCTGAAAACACAACCTCAAGAGCATCCTACACGGTCCAATCGGGTGATTCGCTCTGGAGAATTAGTAACAAGTATGGGGTAAGTATCCAAGACTTAATGACTTGGAACAAGTTAGGTGCTAACTACATGTTACATCCCGGTGATAAGCTAGTCGTTCAAGCCCCTGGTAAAGCGGAAACGCCTACTGAAAAACCAAGTACAGAGAACCCCGCTGAAACTTCAAAACCAGCCGAAAATACGACTTCAAGCGCATCCTATACCGTCCAATCCGGCGATTCACTCTGGAGAATTAGTAACAAGTATGGGGTAAGTATCCAAGATTTAATGACTTGGAACAAGCTAGGTGCTAACTACATGCTTCACCCAGGAGATAAGTTAGTGGTCAAAGCGCCAGCCAAAGCGGGAACGCCAGCTGAAAAACCAAGCAAGGATGAAAGCACTAAGCCAGCGCTATCAAGTGCAGCTAAAGACGGTTGGATCCAAGAAAGCCAAAGCTTTAAGACGGTTGACGAGGCCATGACTTACGGCAGTCAACATGCTGACTGGTCTAAATATAAACAATACCGGGTAGATAGTGATGGTTCCGGCCGCTATGTGCTGAAATGGAAATTAAGAACTCCCCAAACAAGTCCTAAAAAACAATCACAAGCTGTTAAAGTTAACACCAAACATGGTTTTGTCCGTGAATCTCGTCGTTTTAGCTCCATCCAAGAAGCTCTGAACTACGGAAATGGCGTTTTCAATTGGCGCAAGTACAAGAAGTTCTATGTCAATTATGCCGGACCGAATAGCTATACCTTAGACTGGGAATTAAGATAA
- a CDS encoding glycosyltransferase family 4 protein has product MQSLSINMFSKAESKAGQGVGSAYRELVNTLVKHYPKDLKVTYNALKTSDISHYHTVNFPFYLSTFLKRRRGVRLGYVHFLPETLRGSIHLPGWIQTLFDKYLIAFYRRMDHLVVVNPVFIDKLVQDYHFDPKKLSYIPNFVSTDTFYPQSQEEKASFRQTLGLSPNDFVVLGVGQIQGRKGIDDFIQLGVDHPEICFYWVGGFTFGKLSDDHDRYQEALKHLPPNVHFTGVVDRADMVKYYNLADLFLLPSYSELFPMSILEAFACQTPVMLRDLDLYQDILGGYYIPCADRAAMGEKIVQLAQDPQSLKSYQDKAQAASHYYSEDRVAQIWLNFYRDLAKSQANNHLAQPGK; this is encoded by the coding sequence ATGCAGTCTTTATCGATTAACATGTTCTCAAAAGCCGAAAGTAAAGCCGGTCAAGGCGTGGGCTCTGCCTACCGGGAACTGGTCAACACCCTGGTTAAACACTACCCCAAAGACCTCAAAGTCACTTATAATGCCCTTAAAACCAGCGACATTTCCCACTACCATACCGTTAATTTTCCCTTCTATTTATCAACTTTCTTAAAACGTCGCCGCGGGGTCCGCTTGGGCTATGTCCATTTTCTCCCTGAGACCTTGCGGGGGTCCATCCACCTACCTGGTTGGATCCAGACCCTCTTCGATAAGTATCTGATTGCCTTCTACCGGCGAATGGACCATTTGGTGGTGGTAAACCCCGTCTTTATTGATAAGTTGGTCCAAGACTACCACTTTGACCCCAAGAAACTCTCCTATATCCCCAACTTTGTCTCAACCGATACTTTCTACCCGCAAAGCCAGGAAGAAAAAGCTAGCTTCCGCCAAACTCTAGGTCTCAGTCCCAATGACTTTGTGGTCTTAGGCGTGGGGCAAATCCAGGGTCGTAAGGGGATCGACGACTTTATCCAGTTAGGCGTCGACCATCCAGAGATTTGTTTTTACTGGGTGGGTGGCTTTACCTTTGGCAAGTTGAGCGACGACCATGACCGCTACCAGGAAGCCCTCAAGCACCTGCCGCCTAATGTTCACTTTACCGGGGTGGTGGACCGGGCCGACATGGTCAAGTATTACAACCTGGCTGACCTCTTCCTCCTGCCCAGTTACAGCGAGCTCTTTCCCATGAGTATTCTCGAGGCCTTTGCCTGCCAGACTCCGGTCATGCTGCGCGACTTGGACCTTTACCAAGATATTTTAGGCGGTTACTATATCCCTTGTGCTGACCGAGCAGCCATGGGCGAAAAGATTGTTCAACTGGCCCAGGACCCTCAAAGTCTCAAAAGCTACCAGGACAAGGCTCAAGCGGCCTCCCACTACTACAGTGAGGACCGGGTGGCGCAAATCTGGCTCAACTTCTACCGCGACCTGGCTAAAAGTCAGGCGAACAACCATCTGGCCCAGCCAGGAAAATAA
- a CDS encoding LytTR family DNA-binding domain-containing protein, with amino-acid sequence MDDSKIKIQQVIDPHLKENYITIHAQTEPQAQILAQQISPCLNQNQKDIALKVDDQYFILHTKDILYLEVSQGILTITTRKGKYQTRQSLSSLADKLNSQDFIRISKYAMVRIQAIERLEMAFSGNMYAYLSTGQRVNVSRRFVNNLKVRLGI; translated from the coding sequence ATGGATGACAGTAAGATCAAGATTCAGCAAGTCATTGATCCCCACTTAAAAGAAAACTACATCACTATCCACGCCCAAACCGAGCCCCAAGCTCAAATCCTCGCCCAGCAAATTAGTCCCTGCTTGAACCAAAACCAAAAAGATATTGCCCTTAAAGTCGACGACCAGTATTTTATCCTCCACACTAAGGACATTCTTTACTTGGAAGTTAGCCAGGGCATCTTGACCATCACGACTAGAAAAGGTAAGTACCAGACCCGGCAAAGTCTCTCGTCTTTAGCTGACAAGTTAAACAGCCAGGACTTCATCCGTATCTCTAAGTACGCCATGGTCCGTATCCAAGCTATCGAGCGCTTGGAGATGGCCTTTTCTGGGAATATGTATGCCTACCTTTCTACCGGTCAACGGGTCAATGTTTCCCGGCGTTTCGTCAACAACCTCAAAGTCCGCTTAGGTATCTGA